A single genomic interval of Musa acuminata AAA Group cultivar baxijiao chromosome BXJ3-4, Cavendish_Baxijiao_AAA, whole genome shotgun sequence harbors:
- the LOC135586069 gene encoding uncharacterized protein LOC135586069 produces MTDLKASITVFTDMTVLHKELDETSCPICMEYPHNAVLLICRSHEKGCRSYICDTSYRHSNCLDRYRKLVANNNKTSQTGLLAPDNAHTGSAPTPSPVMGRNLVETNEENSMVENTDGISISLFERLEENNSNQVHETTMEGHGEERQGQEESGGIETSESNSLKCPLCRGAVLGWTIVKEARQYLDQKPRSCTRESCSFSGNYKELRRHARRIHPTTRPADVDPSRQRAWRRMEHQREYDDTLSAIRSAMPGATVIGDYVIDSGDGLLHDGERNGSGERARPWWTTFFLFHVVRSPIESLDEPRGSSRAWRRHRRLGHHNLWGENLMGVQDVDEDSTGDDAQVPRRRRRFLRTRPDEDQP; encoded by the coding sequence ATGACAGATCTGAAAGCAAGTATTACAGTGTTTACAGATATGACTGTTTTACACAAGGAATTGGATGAGACTTCATGCCCTATTTGTATGGAATATCCCCATAATGCTGTTCTTCTTATATGCCGCTCTCATGAGAAAGGCTGCAGGTCGTACATTTGTGACACAAGTTATAGGCACTCCAATTGTCTAGACCGCTATAGAAAACTCGTAGCAAATAATAATAAGACTTCTCAAACTGGTTTGTTGGCCCCTGATAATGCTCACACGGGAAGTGCTCCCACACCAAGTCCAGTGATGGGAAGAAACTTGGTTGAGACCAATGAAGAAAACAGTATGGTAGAAAATACTGATGGGATCTCCATCAGCTTATTTGAAAGGTTGGAAGAAAATAATAGTAATCAAGTGCATGAGACAACTATGGAAGGTCATGGTGAAGAAAGGCAAGGACAGGAGGAATCTGGTGGGATTGAGACCTCTGAATCAAACTCTCTGAAGTGTCCCCTTTGTCGAGGTGCTGTGTTGGGTTGGACGATTGTCAAAGAGGCAAGACAGTATCTGGACCAGAAGCCGAGGAGTTGTACCAGGGAATCATGCTCATTTTCTGGAAACTATAAGGAGCTTCGCAGACATGCCAGGAGAATCCACCCTACCACGAGGCCTGCTGATGTTGATCCATCACGACAGCGTGCCTGGCGCCGCATGGAACATCAACGGGAGTATGACGACACCCTCAGTGCTATAAGATCAGCAATGCCTGGTGCAACTGTGATAGGAGACTATGTCATTGATAGCGGAGATGGTCTGTTACATGACGGAGAAAGAAATGGATCAGGTGAACGTGCTCGACCATGGTGGactactttttttctttttcatgtggTCAGAAGCCCAATCGAGTCCCTTGATGAGCCAAGGGGCTCATCTCGAGCTTGGCGTAGACATCGACGTTTGGGACACCATAACCTATGGGGTGAGAACCTCATGGGTGTGCAAGATGTTGATGAAGATAGCACAGGTGATGATGCTCAAGTACCAAGGAGGCGTCGGAGGTTCCTGAGAACGAGACCAGACGAGGATCAGCCATGA
- the LOC135636129 gene encoding probable indole-3-pyruvate monooxygenase YUCCA5, whose translation MAGLTEQYDFLSRRCVWVNGPIIVGAGPSGLAVGACLREQDVPFVILERADCIASLWQKRTYDRLKLHLPKQFCQLPRLPFPEDYPEYPSRKQFIDYLESYAKHFELSPRFNQSVQSAKYDETSGLWRVRAAGACAEPGNVSADVEYIGRWVVVATGENAEKVVPELEGLEEFGGDVKHVCDYKSGEAYRGKRVLVVGCGNSGMEVSLDLCDHDASPSMVIRDSVHVLPREVLGKSTFELAILLMKWLPLWLADKILLVLAWLVLGNVERFGLRRPSAGPLELKNTQGKTPVLDIGALGKIRSGDINVVPGIKRLSPGKVELVDGRLLDVDSIILATGYRSNVPQWLQGCDFFSKDGVPKSPFPNGWKGKSGLYAVGFTRRGLSGASSDAVRTAMDIGRLWGEETNVAQRIFACHRR comes from the exons ATGGCCGGTCTGACCGAGCAGTACGACTTCCTGTCGCGGCGGTGCGTGTGGGTCAACGGTCCGATCATCGTCGGAGCTGGGCCGTCCGGTCTAGCTGTGGGAGCTTGCCTGAGGGAGCAAGACGTGCCTTTTGTGATCCTTGAGCGCGCCGACTGCATTGCCTCCCTCTGGCAGAAGCGCACCTACGACCGCCTCAAGCTCCACCTCCCGAAGCAGTTCTGCCAGCTTCCCAGGCTGCCCTTCCCGGAAGACTACCCGGAGTACCCTTCCCGGAAGCAGTTCATAGACTACTTGGAGTCGTACGCGAAGCACTTCGAGCTCAGCCCCCGGTTCAACCAGTCGGTGCAGTCGGCGAAGTACGACGAGACGAGCGGACTATGGAGGGTGAGggccgccggtgcttgcgctgagCCCGGAAACGTGAGCGCCGACGTGGAGTACATTGGCCGGTGGGTCGTGGTGGCCACCGGCGAGAATGCGGAGAAGGTGGTCCCCGAGCTGGAGGGGCTGGAGGAGTTCGGCGGCGACGTTAAGCACGTCTGCGACTACAAGTCCGGCGAGGCCTACCGGGGGAAGCGCGTCCTGGTGGTCGGCTGCGGCAACTCCGGCATGGAGGTCTCGCTCGACCTGTGTGACCATGACGCCTCCCCGTCCATGGTAATCCGCGACTCG GTTCATGTGCTGCCCAGGGAAGTGCTGGGGAAGTCGACGTTCGAGTTAGCGATCCTGCTGATGAAGTGGCTGCCGCTGTGGCTGGCGGACAAGATTCTCCTGGTGTTGGCATGGCTGGTGCTTGGCAACGTCGAAAGGTTCGGCCTGAGGAGGCCTTCCGCTGGTCCTCTGGAGCTCAAGAACACGCAGGGGAAGACTCCGGTTCTGGACATCGGCGCACTCGGCAAAATAAGGTCAGGTGACATCAACGTGGTGCCCGGAATCAAGAGGCTGTCGCCAGGAAAGGTCGAGCTCGTCGACGGCCGGCTTCTCGACGTGGATTCGATCATTTTGGCCACCGGATACCGCAGCAACGTCCCTCAATGGCTTCAG GGATGCGATTTCTTCTCCAAGGATGGAGTGCCAAAGTCTCCCTTCCCTAATGGGTGGAAAGGGAAGTCTGGGCTCTATGCTGTTGGCTTCACAAGGAGAGGCCTCTCTGGTGCCTCCTCAGATGCAGTGAGGACAGCCATGGACATTGGCAGGTTGTGGGGAGAGGAAACAAACGTAGCGCAGAGGATCTTTGCTTGCCATAGGAGATGA